Within the Borreliella valaisiana VS116 genome, the region GGAAAAACTGAAATATTTATCAAATTGTGTGAATATTACTTAACACTAGAACAACAAGTGCTTTTCTTGATTCCTGAAATATCATTAGGATATCAAATAATAAAAAGACTAAAACATGCATTAAATATGCACCATAATAAGATTTATGAATATAACTCTAAAGTTCCAAATTCTAGTAAAAATTTAATATGGAATAAAGTCAAAAATGGAGAAAGCCTAGTTGTTATTGGCATTAAAAGCGTACTAATGCTACCTTTTACCAAATTAAAATTAATCATTATGGACGAAGAACACGAAACTACATACAAATCGGAAAATATTCCAAGATTCCATTCAAGACACATATCATTTTTTTTGCAAAAAAAATTTAATGCTAAATTTATAATGGGAAGCGCAACACCTTCTCTTGAGGCATACCACGCAATGAAACATAACCAAATAAAAAAAATATTAATGCAAAACAAATTCTCTCAAAGCAAAATAAAAGATATAAAAATAATAAATATGAAAAAAGAACCTAGCACAATTTCATCAGAACTATTATACAGTATACAAAAAAGTTTAAATGAAAAAAGACAATCTTTAATTTTCATTAACAAAAGAGGGTATCTAAAAAATCTAGAATGCAACGAATGCGGACATACAATTTATTGTCCCAATTGCTCGTTTGGCCTGATTTACCACAAAAAAGAAAACAAACTTTTATGCCACTATTGTAGTTACAAAACAAAAACAGCAAGTCATTGCCCTCAATGCGAATCAAAAGACATTAAATACAAAACTTATGGAATTCAACTTGTTGAAAAAGAATTAAAAAAATTTTTGCCAAATGCAAAAATTGCAAGAATAGATTCCGATATTACAAAAATAGAAAATATAGATTCAATAAGTAAATTTGAAAACAAAGAAATAGATATACTTATCGGAACACAAATCATCGCAAAAGGATTCAATTTTGAAAATATAAAAACATTAGGTATAATCAACGCAGACATTGGAATAGGATTGCCTGATTTCAGAAGCAGCGAAAGAATTTTTACAACACTCTCACAGATTATGGGAAGAGCCGCAAGATTTAAAGATGACAACA harbors:
- the priA gene encoding replication restart helicase PriA; protein product: MVEHYHSTYYYEIAINIPLNKLFFYKFNLNLEIGIRVMVNFNGSNKIGIIIKKYFENEFKEKFEFKIKEIIQIIDKTKIITEHNINLAHWISKKTFSGFGETLFFGLPKNSKSKKNQTLPSINEYLYPDHNKRLQLNNEQQNIYKEIIKSEETNIFYLFGIPGSGKTEIFIKLCEYYLTLEQQVLFLIPEISLGYQIIKRLKHALNMHHNKIYEYNSKVPNSSKNLIWNKVKNGESLVVIGIKSVLMLPFTKLKLIIMDEEHETTYKSENIPRFHSRHISFFLQKKFNAKFIMGSATPSLEAYHAMKHNQIKKILMQNKFSQSKIKDIKIINMKKEPSTISSELLYSIQKSLNEKRQSLIFINKRGYLKNLECNECGHTIYCPNCSFGLIYHKKENKLLCHYCSYKTKTASHCPQCESKDIKYKTYGIQLVEKELKKFLPNAKIARIDSDITKIENIDSISKFENKEIDILIGTQIIAKGFNFENIKTLGIINADIGIGLPDFRSSERIFTTLSQIMGRAARFKDDNTIIIQTKNPDYYAIKYAYKNQYEQFYEQELDIRKKLNYPPFNKIIRIIFRSKNEEAVKQKCWEFFEKSKEFLQEGIEHLGPSEAIMKKISKNYRYNIIYLSKSYSLLEKLVNKTREKVKITNTVYIEIDYYPISLI